A single genomic interval of Pomacea canaliculata isolate SZHN2017 linkage group LG5, ASM307304v1, whole genome shotgun sequence harbors:
- the LOC112564303 gene encoding UPF0565 protein C2orf69 homolog — MSLFLSTCRLLCISVLFGTKPLVYISFAFKSKVTDKVNPGLTGAHHNFCKPAYNKGWEQTLINSHYQFLCQAAMSEVKSQINVICLKNLAANIEKNTDVIVAGRRSDATEHVIFFGGDVQDYPENMMNHRDNGRYVQWNSIATAELLAKRFPTAMVMVFKPQSMHLNTFSVYSQFVESNDFGCPKHSRDFGAWRTLSVIYHEVIKNGLISLKDLCTTEKTESLQSSEKSSVEDSDNLHEVREYELACVDKVVGDGQTSFNSSVADIPIHLIGFSKGCVVLNQLLFEIEAACKDRSTLLPRVHAMTWLDGGHSGGSNTWITDRSVLKCFASLPITVSVHVTPYQVKDEMRAWIGKEKRRFVEQLTKEGMKITDKIHFEDDPKSIENHFRVLEVF; from the exons ATGTCTCTTTTTCTGAGcacttgtcgtctgctctgcATTTCTGTCCTATTTGGCACAAAACCATTAGTATATATATCATTTGCATTTAAGTCCAAAGTGACAGACAAAGTCAATCCAGGATTGACAGGTGCTCATCATAATTTTTGCAAGCCAGCGTATAACAAGGGCTGGGAACAAACTCTGATAAACAGCCATTATCAGTTTTTATGTCAGGCCGCAATGTCTGAAGTAAAATCACAGATTAACGTGATTTGCCTAAAGAATTTAGCTGCAAACATAGAAAAAAACACTGACGTCATTGTTGCAGGCCGTAGATCAGATGCAACAGAGCACGTTATCTTCTTTGGTGGAGATGTACAG GATTACCCAGAGAACATGATGAATCACCGTGACAATGGTCGATATGTACAATGGAACAGCATTGCCACTGCTGAACTCCTAGCTAAAAGATTCCCGACAGCAATGGTGATGGTCTTCAAACCACAGTCCATGCATCTCAACACTTTTAGTGTCTACAGTCAGTTTGTAGAATCCAACGATTTTGGATGCCCAAAACATTCTCGTGATTTTGGTGCCTGGAGAACTCTTTCTGTTATTTATCATGAAGTTATAAAGAATGGTCTTATTTCATTAAAGGACTTGTGCACTACTGAGAAAACAGAAAGCTTGCAAAGCTCTGAGAAAAGTTCTGTGGAGGACTCTGATAATCTACATGAAGTTAGAGAATATGAATTAGCATGTGTAGACAAGGTTGTCGGAGATGGACAAACATCTTTCAACAGCTCAGTGGCAGACATCCCTATCCATTTGATTGGCTTCAGTAAAGGATGCGTTGTTCTGAATCAGTTGTTGTTTGAAATAGAGGCTGCATGCAAAGATCGTTCCACACTCCTTCCTCGAGTGCATGCCATGACATGGCTGGATGGTGGCCATAGTGGTGGAAGTAACACATGGATCACTGACCGATCAGTGTTAAAATGCTTTGCGTCACTTCCGATCACAGTCAGTGTGCATGTTACACCATACCAGGTGAAAGATGAAATGCGTGCATGGATTGGAAAGGAGAAGCGCAGATTTGTTGAACAACTTACCAAGGAAGGCATGAAAATTACTGATAAAATTCATTTCGAAGATGACCCAAAATCTATTGAGAATCATTTTAGAGTATTAGAAGTTTTCTGA
- the LOC112564304 gene encoding LOW QUALITY PROTEIN: methylmalonic aciduria and homocystinuria type D protein, mitochondrial-like (The sequence of the model RefSeq protein was modified relative to this genomic sequence to represent the inferred CDS: inserted 2 bases in 2 codons) gives MALRLAAAQRCVRVYLPNLRAVVNHFRTFSSHSQEDSYGTTSRGLEDTDITQVEWPDPALGPLRPVNRHFPLPGQIGATNQSSSDINAKPEELPHYFGDPLTLLPAQPCERHLGVLAHYLNHELKNSVKDMTEPCENTMPKPSDMLECVAYDCPQILRKDFSDLFPDRDISLGPFTALTLSQRTKNDMSAWSYDVEMEREELLETFMYGAMEICNALQKNGXWADFIDPSTGRPFNGPHTNASFCETDERYRRLGFQIEDLGCCKXIRHSLWGTHAYVSCLFTNAPIYHPIIHQLTKKYLQSVSSD, from the exons ATGGCATTGCGG TTGGCTGCAGCACAGAGATGTGTCCGTGTATACCTTCCAAATTTAAGAGCAGTCGTAAACCATTTTCGAACATTCTCATCCCATTCACAAGAAGACAGTTACGGTACAACTAGTCGAGGACTTGAAGATACAGACA TAACACAGGTTGAGTGGCCAGACCCTGCATTAGGCCCACTTCGCCCTGTGAACCGCCATTTTCCCCTCCCAGGACAGATTGGAGCAACAAACCAGTCATCTTCAGACATTAATGCAAAACCTGAGGAACTACCCCACTATTTTGGTGACCCACTGACCTTGCTACCTGCTCAGCCTTGTGAGCGACACCTAGGTGTCCTTGCTCACTATCTTAACCATGAACTGAAA AATAGTGTCAAAGACATGACAGAACCTTGTGAAAATACCATGCCAAAACCATCAGACATGCTAGAATGTGTGGCATATGACTGCCCACAGATTCTTCGAAAAG ATTTCAGTGATTTATTCCCTGATCGAGACATATCGCTAGGGCCTTTCACAGCCTTAACATTGAGCCAGCGAACCAAGAATGACATGTCTGCCTGGTCCTATGATGTTGAGATGGAACGTGAAGAGTTATTAGAAACA TTTATGTATGGTGCCATGGAAATCTGCAATGCTTTGCAGAAAAATG TTTGGGCTGACTTCATAGATCCCAGTACTGGAAGACCA TTTAATGGACCACACACAAATGCTTCCTTCTGTGAGACTGATGAACGGTACCGGAGACTGGGCTTCCAAATAGAGGACCTTGGATGCTGCA TTATTCGCCACTCACTCTGGGGCACTCACGCCTATGTGAGCTGTCTTTTCACAAATGCTCCAATTTACCATCCAATTATTCATCAGCTTACAAAGAAGTACTTACAGAGTGTCAGTTCAGACTGA
- the LOC112564302 gene encoding uncharacterized protein LOC112564302: MAHKGNYSEITKSCVGRFHMCNSDNSPDSSKSFSDKYELSKLKINPHHKEDPCYEEVIFQNRLPVVKDFPFGKCSGFIPGEHQPNLFGSADKDKLQGIVLENSNDRLSEMGSHLKHSVGESSASIGSTDTSTENQKTIVASPLTEFLMKNGAKRNNGQWDSNPCRPRRQSFSKIPVKTHTFSNSLKLSECGDVKILSRSIQKHSDILRKHDKCDEFIEPCQTSSSSSSLCIPGDTTDKGCSGGFSSFTPEHKPSSDVLHVVKGKCQTSPEFHRPVAHNIDNNLAGALGTVSVNSFQKEVTERTSFGGSTIFPCTGSIDSVQDKGVTTNNVLKSAIKPVRFLPVQTVQKVTVNQRNKENKVSSSDNQPGIRRHFSTSKYPGLTAADLEDLRRRGFKHTAQPSRQPLISQVNNSLDCVSDATLSKEQVEEEARAAVTRLHTIFNGEKQHKLANGASSPVILTHYPPPKEPSRITWNNTLAEIPDSMYSPNAFPTCPRSILQKREDDKPFPFRDDSPSPIVVTRKRHLSCLHHSPENRCLDLTSDRLL, from the exons ATGGCTCACAAGGGAAACTACTCAGAAATAACCAAGTCATGTGTTGGCAGATTTCATATGTGCAATTCAGATAATTCACCTGATAGCTCCAAGTCTTTCagtgataagtatgaactgtcCAAGCTTAAAATAAATCCTCACCACAAAGAGGATCCATGTTATGAAGAGGTCATTTTCCAAAATAGGTTGCCTGTGGTTAAAGACTTTCCCTTTGGAAAATGTTCTGGATTTATTCCAGGAGAACATCAGCCAAATTTATTTGGCAGTGCAGATAAAGATAAACTTCAGGGTATTGTGCTGGAGAACTCTAATGACAGATTATCTGAAATGGGGAGTCATCTGAAGCATTCAGTTGGAGAAAGTAGTGCGTCCATTGGGAGTACAGACACCAGTACAGAGAATCAGAAGACCATTGTGGCTTCTCCACTAACAGAATTTCTCATGAAAAATGGGGCAAAAAGGAACAATGGGCAATGGGACAGCAATCCATGTAGACCTAGGAGACAATCATTTTCCAAAATTCCtgtaaagacacacacattTTCCAACAGCTTAAAGCTCTCTGAATGTGGAGATGTTAAAATTCTGAGTCGAAGCATTCAAAAGCATTCAGACATTTTACGAAAGCATGATAAATGTGATGAGTTTATTGAACCATGTCAAACCAGCTCATCGTCTAGTAGTTTGTGTATTCCAGGTGACACTACAGACAAAGGATGCTCTGGTGGTTTTTCCAGTTTTACTCCAGAGCATAAACCAAGCAGTGATGTTCTACATGTGGTTAAGGGAAAATGTCAAACAAGCCCAGAATTTCACCGGCCTGTAGCACATAATATTGACAACAATTTAGCAGGTGCTTTAGGAACTGTTTCtgtcaacagttttcaaaaagaAGTTACAGAAAGGACGAGTTTTGGAGGAAGTACTATTTTTCCATGCACTGGAAGTATTGATAGTGTGCAAGATAAAGGTGTGACTACGAATAATGTCCTAAAATCAGCAATCAAACCAGTAAGATTTTTGCCTGTACAAACAGTCCAAAAAGTCACTGTTAACCAACGAAATAAGGAGAACAAAGTGTCTTCAAGTGATAATCAG CCTGGCATTCGTAGACATTTCAGTACCTCAAAGTATCCAGGGTTGACTGCAGCTGACCTGGAAGATTTAAGGAGAAGAGGGTTCAAGCACACAGCACAGCCTTCTAGACAGCCACTTATCTCCCAGGTCAACAACTCTTTGGATTGTGTTTCTGATGCAACTTTGTCAAAGGAACAG GTGGAAGAAGAAGCTAGGGCAGCTGTGACACGACTTCACACCATCTTTAATGGTGAGAAGCAGCACAAGCTGGCTAACGGCGCTTCATCACCAGTTATCCTTACACACTATCCAC CACCAAAGGAGCCTTCACGAATCACTTGGAACAACACTCTAGCTGAAATACCAGACAGCATGTACTCACCTAATGCATTTCCCACCTGTCCTCGTTCCATTCTGCAGAAG AGAGAAGATGACAAACCATTTCCGTTCAGGGATGATTCACCATCACCCATTGTTGTAACACGCAAACGACATTTAAGTTGTCTTCATCATTCCCCAGAGAACAGATGTCTTGACCTTACAAGTGACAGACTTCTATGA